GGCCCGCAACAACACCGCACTGCCCAAGGCACTCACGCTGATCGAGGCGCTGCCCTGGCTGGAGCGCTTCCACGGCAAGACCGTCGTCATCAAGTTCGGCGGCAACGCCATGATCGACGAGGACCTGAAGGCCGCCTTCGCCCAGGACGTGGTCTTCCTGCGCTACGCCGGGCTGCGCCCGGTCATCGTCCACGGCGGCGGGCCGCAGATCAGCGCCCAGCTGGACCGGCTCGGCCTGGAGTCGAGCTTCACCGCCGGACTGCGGGTCACCACGCCGGAGACCATGGAGGTGGTCCGGATGGTGCTCGCCGGGCAGGTGCAGCGCGAACTGGTCGGGCTGCTCAACGAGCACGGGCCCTTCGCCGTCGGCATGACCGGCGAGGACGCCCACACCATGACCGCGGTCAAGCACTTCGCCAACGTCGACGGCGAGCAGGTCGACATCGGCCTGGTCGGCGACATCTCCCGGGTCGAGCCGGGAGCGGTCAACGCGCTGCTCGCGGACGGCCGGATCCCGGTCATCTCCTCGATCGCCCGCGGCCTCGACGGCCATGTCTACAACATCAACGCCGACACCGCCGCCGCCGCGATGGCGGTGGCGCTGGGCGCGGAGATGCTGGTGGTGCTGACCGACGTCGAGGGCCTCTACGCCGACTGGCCGCAGAGCGACGACGTGATCAGCCAGCTCAGCGCGAGCGAGCTGGACAAGATACTGCCCACCCTGGCCAGTGGGATGCTGCCGAAGATGGAGGGCTGCCTGCGCGCCGTGCGGGAGGGCGTCGGCACCGCGCGCGTGCTGGACGGGCGGGTCCAGCACAGCCTGCTGCTGGAGATCTTCACCGACGAGGGCATCGGCACCATGGTCGTGCCCGACGACACCACCGACACACCCATCACCGGGGGGCTCGCATGACGCACAACCAGGACCTCACCGCCCGCTGGCAGGGCACGATGATGGACAACTACGGCACCCCCCGCGTCCCGCTGGTCCGCGGCGAGGGCGTGCACCTGTGGGACGCCGACGGCAAGCGCTACACCGACCTGCTCGGCGGCATCGCGGTCAACGCCCTCGGCCACGCCCATCCGGCCGTCGTCGCCGCCGTCACCCGGCAGATCGGCACCCTCGGCCACGTCTCCAACCTCTTCGTGGCCGAGCAGCCGGTCGCCCTGGCCGAGCGGCTGGTCGCGCTGGCCGGGCGGACCGACCCGGCGACCGGGCGGCCGGACGGCCGGGTCTACTTCTCCAACTCCGGCGCCGAGGCCAACGAGGCCGCGTTCAAGATCAGCCGGTTGACCGGCCGGACCCGGCTGATCTCGGCGACCGGCGCCTTCCACGGCCGGACCATGGGCGCGCTGGCGCTCACCGCCCAGCCCGCCAAGCAGGAGCCGTTCCGCCCGCTGCCCGGCGACGTCAGCCATGTCCCGTTCGGCGACATCGAGGCGCTGCGCGCCGCTGTCACCACCGACACCGCCGCCGTCTTCCTGGAGCCCCTCCAGGGTGAGAACGGCGTGGTCGTCCCGCCCGCCGACTACCTCACCGCCGCCCGCGAGATCACCCGGGCCACCGGCACCCTGCTGATCCTGGACGAGATCCAGACCGGCATCGGCCGCACCGGCCACTGGTTCGCCCACCAGGCCTTCGAGGGCGTCGACCCGGACGTGGTCACCCTCGCCAAGGGCCTCGGCGGCGGGCTGCCGATCGGCGCCACCCTCGCCTTCGGCGAGGCCGCCGAGCTGCTGCACCCCGGCCACCACGGCTCCACCTTCTCCGGCAACCCGGTGGTCTGCGCGGCGGCCCTCGCCGTCCTCGACACCATCGCGGCGGACGGGCTGCTCGACCAGGTCACCAAGGTCGGCGCGCACCTGCGCGAGGGCATCGAGGCGATCGGCGACCCGCTGGTGGACCACGTCCGGGGCGCGGGCACGCTGCTCGGCATCGTGCTCACCCGGCCGCTCGCCGGGCAGGTCCAGGCCGCCGCCCAGCGGGCCGGGTTCCTGGTGAACGCGGCGGTCCCGGATGCCGTCCGGCTCGCCCCACCGCTTATCCTCACGGAACGCGACGCGGACCACTTCCTCGCCGTGCTGCCCGGCATCCTGCGATCCGTACGAGAGGCTGACTGACCCCCATGGCCGACGCCCCCCGCGACTCCTCCACGGGTCCTGTGCCCCAGCTGCCGCAGACGCGGACGGCCAGGCACCGGCGCATCGTGGACCTGCTGACCCGTCAGCCCATCCGCTCGCAGAGCCAGTTGGCGACGCTGCTCGCGGACGACGGACTCGCGGTCACCCAGGCCACGCTCTCCCGTGACCTGGACGAACTGGGCGCGGTCAAGATCCGCGACCGGGACGGCACGCTCATCTACGCCGTCCCGGCCGAGGGCGGGGACCGCACCCCGCAGGCCCCGCTGGGGGAGTCCGGCAACGAGGGCCGGCTCGCCCGACTGGCCTCCGAGCTGATGGTCTCGGCGACCGCCTCCGGCAACCTGGTGGTGCTGCGCACCCCGCCGGGCGCGGCCCAGTTCCTGGCCTCCGCCATCGACCAGTCCGGCATCCACGAGATAATCGGGACCATCGCCGGGGACGACACCGTCCTGCTGATCAGCCGCGACCCGGTCGGCGGACAGGTCCTGGCGGACCGGCTGATGGCCCTCGCGGAGTCCTGAGCCCGCCGCCGCTCGCGTGGCGGGGGGCTCGGGGTCCGTCCTAGGGTGGGCAGCAGGTTGGTGTCGCCGACTCGCCGGCCCCCTGGGAGTGCGGGATGAAGAAGCTGGTCACAGCCCTGGTCACGGCGGTCGAACGGTTCCGGATCTGGCTGCTGGCGCAGCCCTGGTTCACCAGTGTGCTGTTGCCGGCGCTGCCGCGCCGTCTGCGGTGGGCGCTGCGGCGGGTGTACCTGGCGCCGGTGGACCTGGCGGACCGCTGGCTGGGGCGGCGGGAGGAGTCGCTGCCGCCGAAGGCGAGCACGTTCACCGGCGCGGTGAGCGACTTCGCGGCGACCGGCGGGCTGCTGCTGGAGGCGCTCCGGGAGACTGCGGGGCTGACGCCCTCCTCGCAGCTGCTCGACGTGGGCTGCGGGCTCGGGCGGCTGGCCATCCCGGTGGCGGGGTTCCTGGACCCGGAGGGCGGCTACGAGGGGATCGACATCGTCCCGGACGGGATCGCCTGGTGCCGGGCCAATGTCTCCGGTCCCTACGGGAACGTGCACTTCACGCTGGCGGACGTCCACAACAAGGAGTACCACCCGAAGGGGCGGATGAAGGCGTCGGAGTACACCTTCCCGTTCGCGGACGACAGCTTCGACGTGGCGGTGCTGATCTCGGTCTTCACCCACATGCTGCCGGCCGAGGTGAACCGCTACCTCTCGGAGCTGGCGCGGGTGCTGAAGCCGGGCGGACGGGCCTTCATCTCCTACTTCCTGCTCTCGCCGGAGACCGAGGCGCTGATGGCGACGTCCTCGGTGCAGCGACGGTTCAGGCACCGGATCGGCGAGGCGTACGTGGCCTCGGTCAAGGTGCCGGAGCTGTCGGTGGGCTACCGGGAGTCGTACATCCGCGAGCTCTGCGCCGCGCACGGCTTCGCGGCCGACCCCGTGGTCCTCTACGGCGCGTGGTCGGGCCGTCGGGGCCACTGGCCGGCCGACTCCGGCCTCGGCGACCAGGACACCGTCATCGCCACCGTGCGCTGAGGTCATCGCCACCGTGCGCTGAGCGTGCCGCCACCACCGTGCACAGGGCCACGGTGGTGGCGGTCGAGGTGGTGCCGGTGAGGAGCGGCTGCAGTGTGCTCGCCGACAGGGGAGCCGTGGGGCGGCGGGGTCGGCTTTGAAATCCATACGGGCTCATGCATAATTATTCCAAGCACCGCATGAAGCCTGCCTGCACTGCATCGCACCTGAATGGAGATAGCCATGACCGAGCGCGTCGTACTTGCCTACTCGGGCGGCCTGGACACGTCCGTCTGCATCGGGTGGATCGCCGAGGAGACCGGCGCCGAGGTCATCGCCGTCGCCGTGGACGTCGGCCAGGGCGGCGAGGACCTGGACGCCATCCGCCAGCGGGCGCTGGACTGCGGTGCGGTGGAGGCCGAGGTCGCCGACGCCCGGCAGGAGTTCGCCGACGAGTACTGCCTCCCGGCGCTCAAGGCCAACGCGCTGTACCAGGGCCAGTACCCGCTGGTCTCCGCCCTCTCGCGGCCGGTCATCGTCAAGCACCTGGTCGCCGCCGCCAAGAAGCACGGCGCCGGCACCGTCGCCCACGGCTGCACCGGCAAGGGCAACGACCAGGTCCGCTTCGAGGTGGGCATCAACTCCCTCGCCCCCGGCCTCAAGTGCATCGCCCCGGTCCGCGACTACGCGATGACCCGGGACAAGGCCATCGCCTTCGCCGAGGCCAAGAACCTGCCGATCGCCACCACCAAGAAGAACCCCTACTCGATCGACCAGAACGTCTTCGGGCGCGCCGTCGAGACCGGCTTCCTGGAGGACATCTGGAACGCCCCGATCGAGGACGTCTACCAGTACACCCAGGACCCGGCCACCCCGCGTGAGGCCGACACCGTCGTCATCACCTTCGAGGCCGGCGTCCCGGTCGCCATCGACGGCCGCAAGGTGTCGGTGCTGCAGGCCATCGAGGAGCTGAACCAGCGGGCCGGCGCCCAGGGCATCGGTCGGCTGGACATGGTCGAGGACCGCCTCGTCGGCATCAAGTCCCGCGAGATCTACGAGGCCCCCGGTGCGATCGCGCTGATCACCGCCCACCAGGCGCTGGAGAACGTCACCGTCGAGCGCGAGCTGGCCCGGTACAAGCGGCAGGTCGAGCAGCGCTGGGCCGAGCTGGTCTACGACGGCCTGTGGTTCTCGCCGCTGAAGCGCGCCCTGGACGGCTTCGTCAACGAGGCCAACCAGCACGTCACCGGTGAGATCCGGATGGTCCTGCACGGCGGTCGCGCCGTGGTCGAC
The Streptacidiphilus albus JL83 genome window above contains:
- the argB gene encoding acetylglutamate kinase, which encodes MQIAPKGEQARNNTALPKALTLIEALPWLERFHGKTVVIKFGGNAMIDEDLKAAFAQDVVFLRYAGLRPVIVHGGGPQISAQLDRLGLESSFTAGLRVTTPETMEVVRMVLAGQVQRELVGLLNEHGPFAVGMTGEDAHTMTAVKHFANVDGEQVDIGLVGDISRVEPGAVNALLADGRIPVISSIARGLDGHVYNINADTAAAAMAVALGAEMLVVLTDVEGLYADWPQSDDVISQLSASELDKILPTLASGMLPKMEGCLRAVREGVGTARVLDGRVQHSLLLEIFTDEGIGTMVVPDDTTDTPITGGLA
- a CDS encoding acetylornithine transaminase — protein: MTHNQDLTARWQGTMMDNYGTPRVPLVRGEGVHLWDADGKRYTDLLGGIAVNALGHAHPAVVAAVTRQIGTLGHVSNLFVAEQPVALAERLVALAGRTDPATGRPDGRVYFSNSGAEANEAAFKISRLTGRTRLISATGAFHGRTMGALALTAQPAKQEPFRPLPGDVSHVPFGDIEALRAAVTTDTAAVFLEPLQGENGVVVPPADYLTAAREITRATGTLLILDEIQTGIGRTGHWFAHQAFEGVDPDVVTLAKGLGGGLPIGATLAFGEAAELLHPGHHGSTFSGNPVVCAAALAVLDTIAADGLLDQVTKVGAHLREGIEAIGDPLVDHVRGAGTLLGIVLTRPLAGQVQAAAQRAGFLVNAAVPDAVRLAPPLILTERDADHFLAVLPGILRSVREAD
- a CDS encoding arginine repressor yields the protein MADAPRDSSTGPVPQLPQTRTARHRRIVDLLTRQPIRSQSQLATLLADDGLAVTQATLSRDLDELGAVKIRDRDGTLIYAVPAEGGDRTPQAPLGESGNEGRLARLASELMVSATASGNLVVLRTPPGAAQFLASAIDQSGIHEIIGTIAGDDTVLLISRDPVGGQVLADRLMALAES
- a CDS encoding class I SAM-dependent methyltransferase, with product MKKLVTALVTAVERFRIWLLAQPWFTSVLLPALPRRLRWALRRVYLAPVDLADRWLGRREESLPPKASTFTGAVSDFAATGGLLLEALRETAGLTPSSQLLDVGCGLGRLAIPVAGFLDPEGGYEGIDIVPDGIAWCRANVSGPYGNVHFTLADVHNKEYHPKGRMKASEYTFPFADDSFDVAVLISVFTHMLPAEVNRYLSELARVLKPGGRAFISYFLLSPETEALMATSSVQRRFRHRIGEAYVASVKVPELSVGYRESYIRELCAAHGFAADPVVLYGAWSGRRGHWPADSGLGDQDTVIATVR
- a CDS encoding argininosuccinate synthase translates to MTERVVLAYSGGLDTSVCIGWIAEETGAEVIAVAVDVGQGGEDLDAIRQRALDCGAVEAEVADARQEFADEYCLPALKANALYQGQYPLVSALSRPVIVKHLVAAAKKHGAGTVAHGCTGKGNDQVRFEVGINSLAPGLKCIAPVRDYAMTRDKAIAFAEAKNLPIATTKKNPYSIDQNVFGRAVETGFLEDIWNAPIEDVYQYTQDPATPREADTVVITFEAGVPVAIDGRKVSVLQAIEELNQRAGAQGIGRLDMVEDRLVGIKSREIYEAPGAIALITAHQALENVTVERELARYKRQVEQRWAELVYDGLWFSPLKRALDGFVNEANQHVTGEIRMVLHGGRAVVDGRKSSESLYDFNLATYDTGDTFDQSLSKGFIEIFGLSSKIAAKRDLQQG